From Bacteroidia bacterium, a single genomic window includes:
- the mnmD gene encoding tRNA (5-methylaminomethyl-2-thiouridine)(34)-methyltransferase MnmD, giving the protein MNENSNYFKILTTNDGSNSIYSDFQKSLFHSIHGAVTESNHIFIENGLKYSLKNLNSIRVLEMGLGSGLNILLTWNYLQSNPNFTCTYISIEEYPIPIELVSQINYARYASSLPINSLQIIHQAKWNELIRLSENFSLKKVSANIINLSFQPEFHLIYYDAFAPEVQPELWTTELFEKLYQSLLPNGTLITYCAKGYVKRNLKKVGFKIESLPGPPGKREITRAIKPTEN; this is encoded by the coding sequence ATGAACGAAAATTCAAATTATTTTAAAATTTTAACTACGAATGATGGAAGCAATTCAATATACTCAGATTTTCAAAAATCCCTATTTCACTCTATACACGGAGCTGTTACCGAATCGAATCATATATTTATTGAAAATGGTTTAAAATACAGTTTGAAGAATTTAAATTCAATTCGAGTTTTAGAAATGGGGCTTGGATCCGGATTAAACATTCTTTTAACTTGGAACTATTTACAATCTAACCCGAACTTTACTTGCACATACATTAGTATAGAGGAATACCCAATTCCGATTGAACTTGTTAGTCAAATTAATTATGCCCGCTACGCATCAAGCCTTCCAATAAACTCTTTGCAGATTATACACCAAGCTAAATGGAACGAATTGATCAGATTGTCAGAGAATTTTTCATTAAAAAAAGTAAGTGCTAATATCATTAACCTTTCTTTCCAGCCAGAATTCCACCTCATATATTACGATGCATTTGCTCCGGAAGTCCAACCCGAATTGTGGACAACCGAGCTTTTTGAAAAACTTTACCAATCCCTTCTTCCAAATGGAACCCTTATCACTTATTGCGCAAAAGGTTATGTAAAAAGAAACTTGAAAAAAGTTGGATTTAAAATTGAGTCACTACCTGGTCCACCTGGCAAAAGAGAAATAACCAGGGCAATCAAACCTACTGAAAACTAA